A single genomic interval of Anopheles coustani unplaced genomic scaffold, idAnoCousDA_361_x.2 U_82, whole genome shotgun sequence harbors:
- the LOC131271161 gene encoding uncharacterized protein LOC131271161 has protein sequence MADSRSTPASFTFHHTPRAQSGHATAGPSQADGHPEGLTPLTHPTHSDRTIEPSPHTRHGTGSKVDPIAEKRRQIELASRELEWQIRELTIQEERRAYEQERNTTVNDATSASTTEMRKAEEWLDSTDRCGETQPARGVGFLGENPAERSLFFPEYASRSGFSEWRRKMEASAAVNRHSAWTGPTMATQGHQPESGGRHCDNGAMPKAPGHNTSLHYAEGTSPRGFPAPNVNLSGACCNTTILNQSQLAARQSTSKDLPTFSGSAAEWPLFIARYELSSTLCGFSDDENLLRLQKALTGAARKAVEHLLLLPSGLKDAINILRTRFGRPELIVESLVERVRRMPAPRNDRLDTLAEFGFEVQNLCATIRATGMYGYMCDVTLLRELTAKLPDTTFIEWARHRRDLPNVSLFEFVTLHGPNGSIKTFAFFDDGSTSTFVEHGLVQELGLQGTPHPLCLKWTGTTTREEKESVQVALRISSRHESGTVYELPVVHSMKKLALPEQSLCTEQLLAMYTHLRGLPIESYKNVTPRVLIGIDNCRLGQPIKTREGKKDEPTAAKTRLGWVVYGPCDKTIAARRGGMASFHICTCNGASDDALDSAFRQFFTLESMGILPSAGPLRSKDDEKALAILAEKTKLQGARYETGLLWKNDDVKMPPNKAMAMRRYECLKRKMIKDPKLANAIREKMRDYEAKGYIRRLRDDELTERRPRDWFLPVFPVVNVNKPGKMRMVFDAAAEVNGISLNKQLLTGPDQIANLLSVLYRFREYRVAIVGDIREMFFQVQMRPEDQRSQMILWRDDDDVTNPDVYVVTVMTFGAACSPSSAHYVKNINAERFAEKYPRAAFCIKEEHYVDDMLASVETEAEAQTLAEEVRYIHAQGGFEIRNFLSNSKKVVHYLQGLTETEADVCVTDAVTEKVLGMWWNTTSDSFSFKLSPKHNQELLTGTRMPSKREVLSTLMSVYDPMGLIGNFLMFLKILLQETFRAKLEWDQKIEGRLTENWVVWISALPEVEKVCVPRCYRQMTSTEAVIQLHIFCDASENGMAAVAYFRFEERGVIECALVGSKTRVASLKYASIPRLELQAALIGARLACCIAESHRTITAHNYFWTDSRDVTCWLQSDHRRYSQFVAFRVGEITEKTNIRDWQWLSTKLNVADEATKRAKIPDLSPTSRWFRGPEFLWSPESSWPVQREEPGETEEEIRKHVMHHSVEPPLIEFTRFSRWTRLLRAAGYVVRFISNTRSFKGVKTKATGPLSYDELRNAEAILLQQIQAAEFSDEIRKLKGAKKAHPWQQVIAKSSSLYKLSPAFNDQGVLVLRGRLPQSPWFDETMSSPVILPRGHYGTDLLIRDFHERLKHGNHQTAINEIRAKYYIPRLMTEYKRVLKSCQHCKNRDAKPVAPVMGSIPKERLAISQQPFTYTGLDYFGPMYVTVGRHEEKRWGVIFTCLTTRAVHLEVARSLTADSCILAIRRFMTRRGAPREFISDQGTNFIGASRELAEIVKELSGGVMMAHFNGPDLKWTFNPPAAPHFGGCWERLVRSVKKVINEFDLPRRPTDEVLETTLKEIELILNSRPLTYVPLEDEFEAPITPNHILLGSSNGTKPLVPFDDSPTAVRSSWKATERNANMFWKKWVGEYLPTLTRRTKWFQPVEPLQPGDVVLIADNNLPRNCWPKGRVTEVVKAKDGQVRRATVKTKNGTLERPVTKLAKLDVLPRNYLAGPQDDVPEDIVDDSTLNLDSEVD, from the exons ATGGCTGACTCGAGGTCCACCCCGGCCTCTTTCACATTCCACCACACTCCCCGGGCACAAAGCGGGCATGCGACGGCCGGACCGAGTCAAGCAGATGGCCACCCGGAAGGGTTGACCCCGTTGACGCATCCGACGCATTCGGATCGGACGATCGAGCCAAGCCCGCACACGAGACATGGAACCGGGTCCAAGGTGGACCCGATTGCAGAGAAACGACGACAAATCGAGCTTGCCTCGCGAGAGCTCGAATGGCAAATCCGCGAACTTACGATTCAGGAGGAGAGGCGGGCGTACGAGCAAGAACGGAACACCACTGTAAACGATGCAACGTCGGCCAGCACAACCGAAATGCGGAAGGCAGAGGAATGGCTGGATAGCACTGATCGTTGCGGGGAGACACAACCGGCTCGCGGGGTAGGGTTCCTCGGTGAAAACCCGGCAGAACGTAGCTTATTTTTTCCGGAATACGCGAGTCGCTCGGGGTTTTCAGAATGGCGCCGAAAGATGGAGGCTTCGGCGGCGGTGAACCGCCATTCTGCATGGACCGGCCCAACGATGGCGACCCAGGGTCATCAACCGGAATCGGGCGGTCGCCATTGCGATAACGGGGCTATGCCAAAGGCGCCGGGACACAACACTTCACTGCACTACGCGGAGGGGACAAGCCCGAGAGGTTTTCCTGCACCGAACGTGAATCTTTCCGGCGCTTGTTGCAACACAACAATCCTGAACCAGAGTCAGCTGGCAGCACGGCAATCGACGAGCAAGGATCTACCCACATTCTCCGGCTCAGCGGCGGAGTGGCCCTTGTTCATCGCGCGATATGAGCTATCATCGACGCTTTGCGGCTTCAGCGATGATGAAAACTTGCTCCGTTTGCAAAAGGCGTTAACCGGTGCTGCACGCAAGGCGGTAGAACATTTGTTGCTTCTGCCGTCTGGGTTGAAGGATGCGATCAACATCCTCCGAACGAGATTTGGCAGGCCCGAGCTGATTGTAGAGTCACTCGtagagagagtgagacgaATGCCGGCACCAAGAAATGACCGACTCGACACGCTGGCGGAATTCGGCTTTGAGGTGCAAAATCTCTGTGCTACGATCAGAGCAACGGGCATGTACGGGTACATGTGTGATGTTACCTTGCTGAGGGAGTTAACGGCAAAGCTGCCAGACACTACGTTTATCGAGTGGGCACGACACCGCAGGGACCTCCCGAATGTGTCCCTGTTCGAGTTTG TAACGCTACACGGGCCCAACGGAAGCATAAAGACGTTCGCCTTCTTCGACGACGGGTCAACGTCGACCTTCGTGGAACACGGACTAGTCCAAGAGCTAGGACTTCAAGGCACGCCACATCCACTATGCTTGAAATGGACAGGGACGACGACGCGGGAAGAGAAGGAGTCAGTGCAAGTGGCGCTACGGATCTCTAGCAGACATGAATCGGGGACGGTATACGAGCTTCCAGTAGTCCACTCGATGAAGAAGCTAGCCCTACCGGAACAATCATTGTGCACGGAACAACTATTGGCAATGTACACACATCTTAGAGGCCTACCAATAGAGTCGTACAAAAACGTAACCCCTCGAGTTTTAATTGGAATCGACAATTGTCGCCTGGGCCAGCCTATAAAAACAcgcgaaggaaagaaagacgAGCCTACTGCTGCCAAAACGCGATTAGGATGGGTGGTTTACGGGCCATGCGATAAAACCATCGCCGCACGTCGCGGAGGTATGGCCAGCTTCCATATCTGCACGTGCAATGGAGCTAGCGATGACGCCCTAGACTCTGCCTTCAGGCAATTCTTTACGCTCGAGTCGATGGGGATCCTGCCGTCTGCGGGACCGTTGCGCTCAAAGGACGACGAAAAGGCGCTAGCCATACTCGCAGAAAAAACGAAGCTACAAGGCGCACGATACGAAACAGGTCTGCTGTGGAAAAATGATGACGTAAAGATGCCCCCCAACAAAGCCATGGCCATGCGACGGTACGAATgcctaaaaagaaaaatgataaaagatCCTAAATTAGCGAACGCCATACGTGAAAAAATGAGGGATTATGAAGCAAAGGGCTACATACGTCGACTAAGGGATGATGAGTTGACGGAGAGACGACCTCGCGACTGGTTCCTACCCGTATTCCCAGTCGTAAACGTGAACAAGCCCGGGAAGATGCGAATGGTGTTTGATGCCGCCGCCGAAGTAAACGGGATAAGCCTCAATAAGCAGCTCCTTACCGGGCCGGACCAAATAGCAAATCTACTCTCGGTGCTATACCGGTTTCGAGAATACCGGGTGGCGATTGTTGGGGACATTAGGGAAATGTTCTTCCAAGTACAGATGAGGCCGGAAGACCAGCGCAGTCAGATGATTCTGTGGAGGGATGATGACGACGTTACAAATCCCGACGTTTATGTGGTGACAGTAATGACGTTTGGCGCAGCGTGTTCTCCTAGCAGTGCCCACTacgtgaaaaatataaatgctGAACGATTTGCGGAAAAATATCCTCGCGCCGCGTTCTGCATAAAGGAAGAACACTATGTGGATGACATGCTAGCTAGCGTCGAAACGGAAGCAGAAGCCCAGACCTTGGCAGAAGAGGTGCGGTACATTCACGCTCAGGGAGGATTCGAAATTCGCAATTTTCTGTCGAATTCAAAAAAGGTCGTCCATTATCTACAGGGGCTCACTGAAACAGAAGCAGACGTCTGTGTGACCGACGCGGTAACGGAGAAAGTTCTTGGAATGTGGTGGAATACCACGAGCGACTCCTTCTCCTTCAAACTGTCGCCAAAACACAATCAGGAGCTGCTGACAGGAACGCGGATGCCGTCGAAGCGAGAGGTGTTGAGCACCTTGATGAGTGTATACGACCCAATGGGACTAATTGggaattttttgatgttcctgaaGATTTTACTGCAGGAGACCTTCCGTGCTAAGCTCGAGTGGGATCAGAAGATCGAGGGACGACTCACCGAGAACTGGGTAGTTTGGATCTCGGCCTTGCCAGAAGTGGAAAAGGTATGCGTGCCAAGGTGTTATCGGCAAATGACCTCAACGGAAGCCGTCATACAACTACACATATTCTGCGATGCCAGCGAAAACGGGATGGCAGCAGTGGCATATTTTCGTTTTGAAGAGCGGGGAGTAATCGAATGCGCGCTTGTGGGCTCCAAGACGCGGGTGGCATCCCTCAAGTATGCATCGATACCACGCCTCGAGCTGCAAGCCGCATTGATCGGAGCGCGCCTAGCCTGCTGTATCGCGGAATCGCATCGAACAATAACAGCCCATAACTACTTCTGGACTGACTCACGAGACGTGACCTGCTGGTTACAATCAGATCACCGCCGATACTCTCAGTTCGTTGCCTTCAGGGTTGGTGAGATTAccgagaaaacaaacatccgcGATTGGCAGTGGTTGTCCACTAAACTCAACGTGGCCGACGAGGCTACAAAAAGGGCAAAAATACCTGACCTTTCGCCGACTAGTCGCTGGTTTCGAGGGCCGGAGTTTTTGTGGTCTCCGGAGTCGAGTTGGCCAGTGCAAAGGGAAGAACCGGGTGAGACAGAAGAGGAAATCCGCAAACACGTGATGCATCACTCTGTGGAACCACCCTTGATTGAGTTTACGCGATTCAGCCGGTGGACAAGATTATTGCGAGCTGCCGGATACGTCGTCCGCTTCATTAGCAACACGAGAAGTTTTAAAggagtaaaaacaaaagcgacGGGGCCGCTAAGTTATGACGAACTCAGGAATGCCGAAGCAATACTACTGCAACAGATCCAGGCAGCAGAATTTTCGGATGAGATACGCAAACTGAAAGGGGCGAAGAAAGCTCATCCCTGGCAGCAAGTCATAGCGAAGTCGAGCTCGTTATACAAGCTCTCGCCGGCTTTCAATGACCAAGGGGTACTAGTACTCAGGGGACGGCTGCCCCAGAGCCCCTGGTTTGACGAGACGATGAGTAGTCCGGTGATTCTACCGAGAGGACATTACGGAACGGATTTACTCATTCGAGACTTCCATGAGAGACTAAAGCATGGTAACCATCAGACAGCGATCAACGAAATACGTGCCAAGTACTATATACCTCGGCTGATGACGGAGTACAAGCGAGTGCTGAAATCCTGCCAGCACTGCAAAAACCGAGATGCAAAGCCCGTTGCTCCCGTAATGGGAAGTATCCCAAAAGAGAGGCTAGCTATCTCCCAACAACCCTTTACGTACACTGGACTGGACTATTTTGGCCCGATGTACGTAACAGTCGGCCGACATGAGGAGAAGCGTTGGGGGGTGATATTCACCTGCCTAACCACGAGAGCAGTTCATCTTGAGGTCGCACGCTCGCTAACAGCCGATTCCTGTATTCTCGCTATACGCCGCTTCATGACGAGGCGTGGAGCACCCCGAGAATTCATCAGCGATCAGGGTACCAACTTCATCGGGGCATCCCGCGAACTAGCTGAGATAGTTAAAGAACTAAGTGGCGGAGTGATGATGGCCCATTTTAACGGTCCTGACTTGAAGTGGACCTTCAACCCACCAGCAGCACCCCACTTTGGCGGCTGCTGGGAGCGCCTTGTCCGCTCGGTAAAAAAGGTCATCAACGAGTTCGACCTACCACGACGCCCAACAGACGAAGTGTTGGAAACAACGTTAAAGGAAATCGAGCTGATTCTGAACTCCAGACCACTGACTTACGTACCCTTGGAAGATGAGTTTGAAGCGCCGATCACCCCAAATCACATTCTGCTCGGTAGCTCAAATGGGACAAAACCGCTGGTACCTTTCGATGACTCGCCAACCGCAGTACGATCGTCCTGGAAAGCAACAGAAAGGAACGCAAACATGTTTTGGAAAAAGTGGGTGGGAGAATATTTACCTACCCTGACACGGCGCACAAAGTGGTTCCAACCAGTGGAACCTCTACAACCAGGAGACGTAGTACTCATCGCGGATAATAATTTGCCCCGGAACTGCTGGCCAAAGGGACGTGTCACCGAAGTAGTCAAGGCCAAAGACGGACAGGTTAGGAGAGCGACGGTGAAGACCAAGAACGGTACCCTAGAACGTCCAGTAACAAAGTTAGCAAAGTTGGATGTATTACCGAGGAATTACCTTGCGGGGCCACAGGATGACGTGCCCGAAGATATAGTGGACGACTCTACGCTGAACCTGGATAGTGAAGTAGATTGA